The genome window GTCGAACTGTGGCACCAGGACCCTGCCGCCTGGGTGGATGACACGGTGCTGGAAGCCTTCGCCCTCCGGCAGCTCGTCACCACCCGCACGGGCGATGTCACGGTCAACCAGGGCAGCGTCAGTGAGCACGATCTGGATGTGCTGCGCGAGGCGTGGCTGGACGTGAACGGCACTAGCTGGGGCGGCAATGGACGGCACCAGCTGGCTCTGTGGGTCGGCGGCTGGCTGCGCTCGAATGGCTACAGCGAAGGCGACGCGACCGAACTGGTGCGCGAACTCGCGATGAACGGCAACGATCCCGGCCTGCAAGACCGCCTGCGAGCCGTCCGCGACGCCTACAAGACCGAGAACCCCAAGGGCTGGACCGGTCTCACCCAGGAGCTGCACCTGAAGCTCGACGGCATTCCCCTGAAGGAAGGGCCGAAGCCCAACCTGAAGGGAGCCGGAACTGGCACGCCTGCGGCAGCCACGGCGACCGCTCCTGCCGCCGGGAAGACTCGCACCCGGCAGGAGAAGACCACCCTCACCGAATACGGGCGGATCTTCCTCGAATACAGCCACGAACACCGCCACGAGTACGCCTACCACGAGCGCTGGCAGAAGTGGTTCGAATACCAGGGCGGCGTGTACACCGATGTGCTCGATTCCACCATGCGGAAACGGGTCGATCTGGTGATGCAGGAGCGCGGCGAGGAAGACTTCAAGAAGAGCGACCTGACCGAGATCCTGCTGAAGGTCGCCCACACGCCCGGCGTGGGCAAGACCGACGTCGATCAGAGCAGCTGGGAACTCAACTGCGCCAACGGCATCCTGGACCTCCGCACCCTCGAACTCAGCGAGCACAGCCCCGAATACTTCTCCGTCGTTCAGACGGGAGCCGACTGGAATCCCAATGCCACCAGCGACGAGTGGCGGGACTTTCTGACGGCAGCGGTGCCCAGCAGGGAAGACCGCGAGACCCTGCAGCGCTACTGCGGGTACTGCCTTACGGGCGACACCAGCGCCCAGAAGGCCCTGCTGCTGATCGGACAGGGCGGCACCGGCAAAAGCACCTTCGCGGATGTGGTGGCCGCCGCGCTGGGCGGTATGGGTGGGCACAGCCTCGCCACCAGCAGCGCCCTGGAGAACATCAAAGACGGCAGCTTCATCGTCGGCAATCTCGTCGGCAAGCGCATGTGCATCGTGTCCGAGTTGCAGGAGCGGGTGGACTGGCTGCCGTTCAAGCGCATCACGGGTGAAGACCCGATCTCCGTCGACGTCAAGAACAAGGATTCCTACGTCACGAAACTCGATACCAAGTTGATCATTCTGTCGAACGTCCGCCCGAATCTGGGCGAAGATACCAGCAACAGCAGCCTCATGCGCCGCTTCCTGCCCGTCGCCTTCAACATCAAGCCTGCCGCCCCCGATCCAGGTCTCAAGGCCCGTCTGACGAGTCCGGAGAGCCTCAGCGGCGTGCTGACGTGGATGGTGCGTGGTCTCCGCACCCTGCTCGCTGATCAGATGCGCTTCCCGAATACCGGCATGAACGAACTGGCCCGCGAGATCGTCGAGGACTCCAACCGCTGCATCGACTTCCTGCGGGAATGCTGTGCCCCTACCGGCTCAACAGGCAGCCAGGCGCTCTACGACGCCTACAAGGAATGGTCCCTCAACACCGGACGTTCCCTGATCGGCATCAAGCGCTTCACGCGTGATCTGCCCGCCGCCGTCGCCCACTTTGGCCGCACCACCGAACTCGTGAAGACCCGGACGGGCAACGTCTGGCCGGGCGTGATGTTGAGCACCCTTCCAGGAGGTTGGGAAGATG of Deinococcus ruber contains these proteins:
- a CDS encoding phage/plasmid primase, P4 family, translated to MTLSPWQWVDLLYQGVTPPHGYAEFRLLDPHPENPGKSLVDRLWMEWVSPEELAPKIPRKKWLKGHVYLGVALRTPDGQASNSGTRHDTHPTHLVWVDVDLKHTVYLDGQTNPEELSPAELRAAAQACLDDLLTTCEEHGLPPRAVVYSGQGLQLYWARRARSSFEDTEAFNRGLAKLLDGDPASTDQARILRVPGWEHHKNPDRPLPVELWHQDPAAWVDDTVLEAFALRQLVTTRTGDVTVNQGSVSEHDLDVLREAWLDVNGTSWGGNGRHQLALWVGGWLRSNGYSEGDATELVRELAMNGNDPGLQDRLRAVRDAYKTENPKGWTGLTQELHLKLDGIPLKEGPKPNLKGAGTGTPAAATATAPAAGKTRTRQEKTTLTEYGRIFLEYSHEHRHEYAYHERWQKWFEYQGGVYTDVLDSTMRKRVDLVMQERGEEDFKKSDLTEILLKVAHTPGVGKTDVDQSSWELNCANGILDLRTLELSEHSPEYFSVVQTGADWNPNATSDEWRDFLTAAVPSREDRETLQRYCGYCLTGDTSAQKALLLIGQGGTGKSTFADVVAAALGGMGGHSLATSSALENIKDGSFIVGNLVGKRMCIVSELQERVDWLPFKRITGEDPISVDVKNKDSYVTKLDTKLIILSNVRPNLGEDTSNSSLMRRFLPVAFNIKPAAPDPGLKARLTSPESLSGVLTWMVRGLRTLLADQMRFPNTGMNELAREIVEDSNRCIDFLRECCAPTGSTGSQALYDAYKEWSLNTGRSLIGIKRFTRDLPAAVAHFGRTTELVKTRTGNVWPGVMLSTLPGGWEDVE